The DNA segment ATTTTTTCCGGGATGTCTCGTTCCGTCGGCCCCGGAAGTGATTCCCGGCAGGACGAAAAGGACAAGGAAACCAAGAAAGGCACATCCTTTGAAGTGTCCCGTGGCGCGACCGACCGGGAACATGGAACACCAGTTCTTGCGGTCACTCATGAAGTTTGCCCTTTTTTTCCGATCCGGGGTTCGGTTCCATGGAGCAATCGGCTTATATTTTCCCGATGGCGCCAAAAAATCGCCGGCGTCACGATCAGAGATACCATCAAAGCCTCGGGTTTGTCCAAAACATATTCCAGGATGGGGAGGACCATGAAAGCGATCAGGGCGGCGAGCGAGGAAAATTTCATGACTGCCGCCACCACCAACCAGGTCAAGAGGATGCTCACACCCGCCACGGGAGTCCATGCCAGAAAAATTCCCAATGCCGTGGCAACCCCCTTGCCTCCGGAAAACCCCAGATAGATTGGATAAAGATGTCCCGCGAATGCAGCCAGAGCCAATGCGGGGACCAGGCCTGGAATTGGCGGAAAAAGATGAATGCCGATCGCCACCGCCACGCCCCCCTTGGCCATGTCCAGGAGCAATGCCAGAAAGGCCGCCTTTTTTCCGGTGGTACGCAGCACATTGGTGGCGCCAATGTTGCCGCTACCCTGTTTGCGAATGTCTCCCGAGCCGAACAACCATCCCATCAACAGTCCAAACGGGATGGAACCCAACAGGTACGCACTTGCAACAAGCATTCCATGGGGCCAGATATTCATGAAAATCCTGATCGGTTGGTGTTTTTCTCGATACTTCCGGGAATGCGTCACCACGGATGGAGACG comes from the Magnetococcales bacterium genome and includes:
- the plsY gene encoding glycerol-3-phosphate 1-O-acyltransferase PlsY, which codes for MNIWPHGMLVASAYLLGSIPFGLLMGWLFGSGDIRKQGSGNIGATNVLRTTGKKAAFLALLLDMAKGGVAVAIGIHLFPPIPGLVPALALAAFAGHLYPIYLGFSGGKGVATALGIFLAWTPVAGVSILLTWLVVAAVMKFSSLAALIAFMVLPILEYVLDKPEALMVSLIVTPAIFWRHRENISRLLHGTEPRIGKKGQTS